One genomic segment of Nothobranchius furzeri strain GRZ-AD chromosome 10, NfurGRZ-RIMD1, whole genome shotgun sequence includes these proteins:
- the LOC107386624 gene encoding zinc finger protein 271 codes for MSSLEENQTCQEKEKVEEDLSLRPLDHPNKAKKLHSCEHCEKTFDLPFKLKCHQQIHTGEKPFPCDQCGKTFSYSSHLKCHLRIHTGEKPFPCDQCGKTFSRSSNLKLHQRIHTGEKPFPCDQCGKTFSHSSNLKCHLRIHTGEKPFPCDQCGKTFSHSSHLKRHQRIHNGEKPFPCDQCGKTFSCSSNLKRHQRIHNGEKPFPCDQCGKTFSHSGNLKRHQQIHTGEKPFPCDQCEKSFSQSGHLKGHQRIHTRGHQ; via the exons ATGTCGTCACTGGAAGAG AACCAGACCTGTCAGGAAAAGGAAAAGGTCGAGGAAGACTTGAGTCTCAGACCATTGGATCACCCTAACAAGGCAAAGAAGCTGCATAGCTGTGAGCACTGTGAAAAGACCTTTGATTTACCATTCAAGTTAAAATGCCACCAGCAGATCCACACTGGGGAAAAGCCATTTCCTTGTGACCAGTGTGGGAAAACCTTTTCTTATTCAAGTCATTTGAAATGTCATCTGCGGATCCACACTGGGGAAAAGCCATTTCCTTGTGACCAGTGTGGGAAAACCTTTTCTCGTTCAAGTAATTTGAAACTTCATCAGCGGATCCACACAGGGGAAAAGCCATTTCCTTGTGACCAGTGTGGGAAAACCTTTTCTCATTCAAGTAATTTGAAATGTCATCTGCGGATCCACACTGGGGAAAAGCCATTTCCTTGTGACCAGTGTGGGAAAACCTTTTCTCATTCAAGTCATTTGAAACGCCATCAGCGGATCCACAATGGGGAAAAGCCATTTCCTTGTGACCAGTGTGGGAAAACCTTTTCTTGTTCAAGTAATTTGAAACGCCATCAGCGGATCCACAATGGGGAAAAGCCATTTCCTTGTGACCAGTGTGGGAAAACCTTTTCTCATTCAGGTAATTTGAAACGCCATCAGCAGATCCACACTGGAGAAAAGCCATTTCCTTGTGACCagtgtgagaaaagcttttctcagtcAGGACATCTGAAAGGACACCAGCGAATCCACACAAGAGGGCATCAGTAA